From one Octopus bimaculoides isolate UCB-OBI-ISO-001 chromosome 1, ASM119413v2, whole genome shotgun sequence genomic stretch:
- the LOC106875837 gene encoding uncharacterized protein LOC106875837, with protein sequence MNRLMNKFRHHFGRKYRGIMEPMSVMSMDFQGRYMDSYGRMVDPRFYEFYGRYSDNDRYYGKSMYNYYGFYDNDRFHRYGNFMDFPERFMDMSSYQMDMYGRWMDMHGHHSSPYWYMFNSSRHGHYPGYRYGRNWFYPERFMDMSHYQMDMYGRYMDRYGRQCNPYYNYYRRYMYYPYMNFYYMHYPERFMDMSGYQMDMYGRWMDMYGRHSTPFYTNYGRYYHNYPYYNYSWGQRYYNYPERYFDMTNYQMDFDGRWMDMYSRHCTPFYSYHGRYHHYYPYHSYSWGQRFYNNPERWYDMDYEFHSMSPYNYHSRYHYFNYSPYFSGGHRWFDMSNYQMDFGGQWMDMNGRYMNHFDHWNEYFF encoded by the coding sequence ATGAACCGTCTTATGAACAAATTCCGTCATCATTTCGGCAGAAAATACAGAGGAATCATGGAACCAATGAGCGTGATGTCCATGGATTTTCAAGGCAGATACATGGATTCTTATGGAAGAATGGTAGATCCCAGATTCTATGAATTCTATGGTAGATATTCTGACAATGATAGATACTATGGTAAATCTATGTACAACTATTACGGTTTCTATGATAACGATAGGTTCCATAGATATGGTAATTTCATGGACTTCCCAGAGAGGTTTATGGATATGTCCAGTTATCAGATGGACATGTATGGAAGATGGATGGACATGCACGGACACCACTCCAGTCCCTACTGGTATATGTTCAACTCTTCAAGACATGGCCACTACCCTGGCTACCGCTATGGTCGTAACTGGTTCTATCCTGAGAGATTCATGGACATGTCCCACTATCAAATGGACATGTATGGCCGATACATGGACAGATATGGACGTCAGTGCAACCCTTATTACAACTATTACAGGCGTTATATGTATTATCCATACATGAATTTCTACTATATGCACTATCCCGAGAGATTCATGGATATGTCCGGCTATCAGATGGACATGTATGGCCGCTGGATGGATATGTATGGTCGTCATTCAACTCCTTTCTACACCAACTATGGCAGATACTACCATAACTATCCTTATTATAACTATAGCTGGGGCCAAAGATATTACAACTACCCAGAGAGATACTTTGATATGACAAACTATCAAATGGATTTTGATGGCCGCTGGATGGATATGTATAGCCGTCATTGCACACCCTTCTACAGCTATCATGGCAGATATCACCACTACTACCCTTATCATAGCTACAGCTGGGGCCAAAGATTCTACAATAACCCAGAGAGATGGTATGATATGGATTATGAATTCCATTCAATGTCTCCCTATAATTACCACAGCAGGTACCACTACTTCAATTACAGTCCTTACTTCTCTGGAGGCCATAGATGGTTTGATATGTCCAATTATCAAATGGATTTTGGAGGTCAGTGGATGGATATGAATGGTCGTTACATGAACCACTTTGACCACTGGAATGAATACTTCTTCTAA